The Halanaerobiales bacterium genome contains the following window.
TCCTTCATCCAGAACATACTTCATCCAATTGGGAAAAATAATAGATAATCCAGCTCCATGGGGAATATCATAAACTGCACTTACTGCGTGTTCTATAGCATGAGAAGCCCAATCCTGTTCTTTTCCCATACCAATTAAACCGTTCAAGGCCATTGTCCCTGCTAACATAATATCTGCCCTGGCCTCATAATCTTTAGGATCTTTAAGAACTAATGAACTATTTTTAATTAAATTTTTCAAAATGTCTTCTGCCCAACTATCTACTAAATTAGTAGATTCAGTATGACTGAAATATTGTTCAAATACATGAGCTGCTATATCAACTATACCAAAAACAGTATAATCTTTGGGAACACTATATGTGTTTTCTGGATCTAGAATTGAAAAATCAGGATATTTGGAATCATGAATAGCTTTTTTCTCTTTTTTATCCCAATTAGTAATAACTGCATTAGCATTCATTTCAGAACCAGTAGCAGCTAAAGTAAGGATAGTTCCTAAGGGTATCCCCTTTTTAAATTCACCATCATTTTCTATCATTTCCCAAAGATCACCCTGGTGATAATATCCTACTGAAATAGCTTTACTGGCATCTATAGTACTTCCTCCCCCAACTGCAAGAATAAAATCTATATTATTTTCCTTACAAATTTTAACTCCTTTTTGTACACTACTTAATCTAGGATTAGATTTAATTCCACCTAACTCAAATATATTTAAGTTTCTTTCTTTTAATGAAGAAATCACTCTATCATATAAACCAAATTTTTTAATACTACCTCCACCATATGTAAGTAGAATATTTTTTCCATAATCAGAAACTTCTTTACCTACCTTTTCTACCTGACCTTTTCCAAAAATAATTTTTGTAGGATTATAGAATTGAAAATTATTCATTGAATACTCACCTCTTTAGTTAGTTATATTATTACAGATATTCTCGGGCATCAATTATTATTGCTTTTTCATAAACATCACTTTTAGGTAATTCTCTTAAGTCTGAAACTTCTTTTATCGCTTTTTTCTTAGTATACCCATTTTCCATCAATAATCTAACATGCTCTACTATTGATAAATCTTCCCAACCTTCTTTTTCTTCCACTTTTCGGCCTTCTATAACCAGAACAATTTCACCTTTTATTTTCCTCGATTCCAATATATTTACTAATTCAGTAGCTGTTCCATAAATCTTTTCCTCATGTACTTTGGTTAATTCTCGAATTAAAGCTATTTCTCTTTTCCCCATAATTTTTTTTAGTTCTTTAAGTGTATCTAAAACTCTATATGGAGATTCATAAATTATAGAGGTTTTTTCTTCTTTTTGAATTGATTTAATAAATTTGTTTCTTTTTTTACCCTTACGAGGTATAAAACCTAAAAAAACAAAACTACTCATATCCATTCCCGAAGCAATCAATGCTAAAAGAGCAGCATTAGGCCCAGGAATAGGTATAACCTCTATTTGATTTTTTACAGCACTTTTTATTATTTCATAACCAGGATCAGAAATACCTGGAGTGCCGGCATCACTAACTAAAGCCAGATCAATACCATTTTTTATTTTTTGAATTAATTCTTCAGCCCTTTTTTTCTCATTATGTTCATGATAACTAATCATTTTAGTATCTATTTCAAAATGGTTTAACAATTTAGAAGTTCTTCTTGTATCTTCAGCAGCAATAATATCCACTTCTTTTAAAACTTCAACTGCTCTTGGTGACAGATCTGATAAATTTCCAATAGGAGTTGCACATGGATAAAGTTTTCCTTTTTCTTTATTACTCATCTATACCATACACCCTTTTTACTTGCTTAGTATATTCATTACTATTTTCTTTATAAATAATAATACTACTTTCTAATTCAAGACCAATACCTCCATTTAAACTTGCTTCTAGCAAAAAATGATTGGAAGAATAATTTTTTCTGGGATAAATTGGTTTCAATCTTTTTGGAGAGAGTTTGTACTTATTTAATAAATGAAATACTTCTTCCATTCTATTACTTCGATATACAAGATAAAATTTTCCTCCATTTTTCAAGGCTAAAGCTGTTTCTCTAATGACATCTTCTAAGTTTGCTTTTATTTCATGTCTGGCAATTGCTTTATACTTATTTTCACTTATTTTCCCGGTATCTGTTTTAAGATATGGAGGATTACTTATTACAATATCAAAAATATTTGGTTCGATATATTCTCGGGAATTACTAAAATCTCCTTCAATTATTTTTATTTTATCCTCATAATTATTCAGCTTAATATTTTTTCTTGCTAAATTAACTAATTTTTTTTGGATTTCAATCCCAACTATTTTTTTGCATTCTTTTTTAAAAGCCAAAAGCAGTGGTATAACTCCACTACCACTGCCAAAATCTACAATTATATCACTGCTTTTACTTTCAACAAAATTGGCTAATAAAACAGAGTCAGTACCAAATTTGAAGAATTTATTATTTTGAATAATATCCATCTCATTTTTAATTAGTTCATTTCTTTCTTCCATTATTCCTGATTCTCCTCAAACTGATTTTCTATTAATTGTTGGCAAAAAAGGCAATCTCCCTTTCTTTTCTCTCCAAAACTAAGATGGCATATATGATATCCTTCTTTATATAAGTTTATTAAATTAGAATAAGCCTTACCTTTTGCACTTTCATCATCATCTTTATCACGCTGTTGAAATATCAATTTGCGTAATTCTTCATTTTCTTCTTTTAAAGATTGATTTTCTTTGTATAATTCATAGGTAATATCTTTAAGTCTTTGAAATTTCATTGACATTTCTTCAATTTCTTCTTGAAAGTAGGCAAGGTTGCTTAAAATTTCATCATCCATAAAACTACCTCCCTATCAAGTATCATAGTCTTCAAGGTCTTCAACATCTACCTCAACTTCATCATTTTCTTCACCATCATTTAAATCAACTTTTACTGTCTTTTTTATAAGATTTCTTCTTGTAACCTTACCACTTCCAACATGCATTTCAACTTTTTCTCCAATATCTGGCATTTCCTCTTTAATCTCTTCATAAGTTTCAGCCTCATATTTAAGACAGCACATTAATCTTCCACATAATCCAGAAATCTTAGATGGATTTAATGATAAATTTTGCTTCTTAGCCATTTTTATAGAAATAGGATCAAAATCTCTTAAAAACCTGGAACAACAGGTTGGCATTCCACAGGGACCTAAACCACCTATCATCTTTGCTTCATCTCTAACACCTATCTGTCTAAGCTCTATTCTTGTTTTAAAGACTCTTGCCAGGTCTTTTACTAATTCCCTGAAATCCACTCTGCCATCTGCTGTAAAATAAAATAAAATTTTATTGTGATCAAAAGTATATTCTACATCTATTAAGTTCATCGGTAAACCATGATCATCAATTTTTTCCAGACAAATATCAAAAGCTTCATCTTCTAATTCTCTATTTCTTTCATCACGAGCTCTATCTTTCATAGTAGATTTACGAATAACTTTTTTTAAAGGTGAGACAATATCATCTTCTGTAACTTCTTTTTTACCAATAACTACTTCACCAATCTCAACACCACGAGCTGTTTCAACTATAACATAATCTCCTTCACTAACTTCAATACCATCAGGATCAAAATAATATATTTTACCTGCTTTTTTAAAACTTACTCCTATTACTGTATACATAATATAATTACACCCTCACTTACAATCTTTTTTCTTTAATTTTTAATAATAACACTTGAAGAGTTAAATCTTTAAAAGCATTTCTATCAATATACCCTTCATGAGTTTCAATTAAATCAATAATAGTCAATAATTCATTAAGATTATATTTATCTACTTTTTTTAATATAGTATCTTCATAATCAGAATTAACTAACTGTTTTTTATTTCCACGCTTATATATTATTATATCCCGATACCAGACTGATAGCAAATCAAATAAGGGAAAATCTTCTTTTAATAAATCAACCCATTCATTTACTTCCGAAAATATATCTACTTTAGTAACATTATGGATTTCTTTTAAAAAATCATATATTTTATTCCTTTTATTGAGAAATTCATCATTTTTATACAATTCTTTAGCTTTACCGATACTTCCTCTAGCCAGACCAATAATTAAATCCCTTTTTTCTTCTTTTACATTATGTCTATCTAAAAACTCATACATTTTTTCTCTAGAAATATTTGAAAATCTTAAATTCTGGCATCTTGAAATAACTGTAGGTAATAATTTATTTAATTCTTCAGAAATTAAAATGATAATTGCATATGATGGAGGCTCTTCCAGGGTTTTTAATAAACTATTAGCTGCCTGGGTAGTCATATTTTCTGCTCCATCAATAATATATATTTTATGTTCAC
Protein-coding sequences here:
- the rsmI gene encoding 16S rRNA (cytidine(1402)-2'-O)-methyltransferase, whose product is MSNKEKGKLYPCATPIGNLSDLSPRAVEVLKEVDIIAAEDTRRTSKLLNHFEIDTKMISYHEHNEKKRAEELIQKIKNGIDLALVSDAGTPGISDPGYEIIKSAVKNQIEVIPIPGPNAALLALIASGMDMSSFVFLGFIPRKGKKRNKFIKSIQKEEKTSIIYESPYRVLDTLKELKKIMGKREIALIRELTKVHEEKIYGTATELVNILESRKIKGEIVLVIEGRKVEEKEGWEDLSIVEHVRLLMENGYTKKKAIKEVSDLRELPKSDVYEKAIIIDAREYL
- a CDS encoding initiation control protein YabA → MDDEILSNLAYFQEEIEEMSMKFQRLKDITYELYKENQSLKEENEELRKLIFQQRDKDDDESAKGKAYSNLINLYKEGYHICHLSFGEKRKGDCLFCQQLIENQFEENQE
- a CDS encoding iron-containing alcohol dehydrogenase, which produces MNNFQFYNPTKIIFGKGQVEKVGKEVSDYGKNILLTYGGGSIKKFGLYDRVISSLKERNLNIFELGGIKSNPRLSSVQKGVKICKENNIDFILAVGGGSTIDASKAISVGYYHQGDLWEMIENDGEFKKGIPLGTILTLAATGSEMNANAVITNWDKKEKKAIHDSKYPDFSILDPENTYSVPKDYTVFGIVDIAAHVFEQYFSHTESTNLVDSWAEDILKNLIKNSSLVLKDPKDYEARADIMLAGTMALNGLIGMGKEQDWASHAIEHAVSAVYDIPHGAGLSIIFPNWMKYVLDEGKEKFVQYGVQVFDINPEGKSDKEIASKAILETRKWFNNMDAPATLNYYDISRDDLELMAEKAVENGEIGSYKKLNKDDVLKILEMSYE
- the holB gene encoding DNA polymerase III subunit delta', whose amino-acid sequence is MSFKDVIDQKETVNILKEELKDDRINHAYLFYGKEGLGKKTLAIEFARALLCNEIENDSCNVCNNCRRVEHGNHPDLKIIEGNEKTKNLKIEQIREMQKEIAYKPYESEHKIYIIDGAENMTTQAANSLLKTLEEPPSYAIIILISEELNKLLPTVISRCQNLRFSNISREKMYEFLDRHNVKEEKRDLIIGLARGSIGKAKELYKNDEFLNKRNKIYDFLKEIHNVTKVDIFSEVNEWVDLLKEDFPLFDLLSVWYRDIIIYKRGNKKQLVNSDYEDTILKKVDKYNLNELLTIIDLIETHEGYIDRNAFKDLTLQVLLLKIKEKRL
- a CDS encoding stage 0 sporulation family protein, which translates into the protein MYTVIGVSFKKAGKIYYFDPDGIEVSEGDYVIVETARGVEIGEVVIGKKEVTEDDIVSPLKKVIRKSTMKDRARDERNRELEDEAFDICLEKIDDHGLPMNLIDVEYTFDHNKILFYFTADGRVDFRELVKDLARVFKTRIELRQIGVRDEAKMIGGLGPCGMPTCCSRFLRDFDPISIKMAKKQNLSLNPSKISGLCGRLMCCLKYEAETYEEIKEEMPDIGEKVEMHVGSGKVTRRNLIKKTVKVDLNDGEENDEVEVDVEDLEDYDT
- a CDS encoding tRNA1(Val) (adenine(37)-N6)-methyltransferase: MEERNELIKNEMDIIQNNKFFKFGTDSVLLANFVESKSSDIIVDFGSGSGVIPLLLAFKKECKKIVGIEIQKKLVNLARKNIKLNNYEDKIKIIEGDFSNSREYIEPNIFDIVISNPPYLKTDTGKISENKYKAIARHEIKANLEDVIRETALALKNGGKFYLVYRSNRMEEVFHLLNKYKLSPKRLKPIYPRKNYSSNHFLLEASLNGGIGLELESSIIIYKENSNEYTKQVKRVYGIDE